From a region of the Falco cherrug isolate bFalChe1 chromosome 9, bFalChe1.pri, whole genome shotgun sequence genome:
- the ANGPTL2 gene encoding angiopoietin-related protein 2, with translation MMTTRFICLMLIAVVGATASKTQEFEGNDEETEQEFIYMNRHKRSSETQDKCTYTFIVPQQRVTGAICVNSKEPEVLLENRVNKQELQLLNNELLKQKRQIETLQQLVEVDGGIVNEVKLLRKESRNMNSRVTQLYMQLLHEIIRKRDNALELSQLENKILNQTADMLQLANKYKDLEHKYQHLMSIANNQSIIIAQLEEHCQRMPPIKPLPQTPQPPNKVYQPPTYNRIINQISTNEIQSDQNLKVLPPTLPTMPAVTSIPTSTDKPSGPWRDCLQALEDGHDTSSIYLVKPENTNQLMQVWCDQRHDPGGWTVIQRRLDGSVNFFRNWETYKQGFGNIDGEYWLGLENIYWLTNQGNYKLLITMEDWSGRKVFAEYASFRLEPESEYYKLRLGRYNGNAGDSFTWHNGKQFTTLDRDHDVYTGNCAHYQKGGWWYNACAHSNLNGVWYRGGHYRSRYQDGVYWAEFRGGSYSLKKVVMMIRPNPNTFH, from the exons ATGATGACAACAAGATTCATCTGTTTAATGCTAATCGCTGTTGTGGGAGCTACTGCTAGCAAAACACAGGAATTTGAAGGCAATGATGAGGAAACAGAACAAGAATTCATTTATATGAACAGACATAAGCGTTCCAGTGAGACACAGGACAAATGCACTTATACCTTTATTGTACCTCAGCAGAGAGTGACAGGTGCCATTTGTGTTAATTCTAAGGAGCCTGAAGTTCTACTTGAAAACAGGGTAAATAAACAAGAATTACAGTTACTTAACAATGAACTTCTTAAACAAAAGAGACAAATAGAAACTCTCCAGCAACTGGTAGAGGTGGATGGCGGGATTGTTAATGAGGTTAAACTCTTAAGAAAAGAGAGCAGAAATATGAATTCTCGTGTCACACAACTCTATATGCAGTTACTACATGAAATTATCCGAAAACGTGACAATGCCTTAGAACTTTCTCAActtgaaaataagattttgaaCCAAACTGCAGATATGTTACAGCTTGCAAACAAGTACAAAGACCTAGAGCACAAGTACCAACATCTGATGTCAATTGCCAACAATCAGTCAATAATAATTGCCCAACTGGAAGAACACTGTCAAAGAATGCCACCCATAAAGCCACTGCCACAAACTCCACAGCCACCAAATAAAGTATACCAGCCTCCTACTTACAATCGCATTATTAACCAGATATCTACTAATGAGATTCAGAGTGATCAGAACTTAAAGGTTCTGCCACCTACCTTACCAACTATGCCGGCAGTTACTAGTATTCCAACCTCAACTGATAAACCATCTG GGCCCTGGAGAGACTGTCTACAAGCATTGGAAGACGGCCACGATACAAGCTCCATCTATCttgtaaaaccagaaaacacaaaccagcTTATGCAGGTCTGGTGTGACCAACGGCACGACCCTGGCGGCTGGACAGTCATTCAGAGGCGGCTGGACGGCTCTGTCAACTTTTTCAGGAACTGGGAGACATACAAG CAAGGATTTGGTAATATAGATGGAGAATATTGGCTCggattagaaaatatttattggtTAACAAATCAAGGCAACTACAAACTGCTCATAACAATGGAAGACTGGTCAGGTCGAAAAGTATTTGCTGAGTATGCTAGCTTCAGGCTGGAGCCAGAAAGTGAGTACTACAAGCTGAGACTGGGACGCTACAATGGCAATGCGGGAGACTCCTTCACTTGGCACAACGGCAAACAGTTCACCACGCTGGATCGGGACCACGATGTATACACAG GTAACTGTGCTCATTACCAGAAGGGAGGATGGTGGTACAATGCATGTGCTCATTCAAACCTCAATGGGGTCTGGTATCGTGGAGGACACTACCGCAGTCGGTATCAGGATGGCGTTTACTGGGCTGAATTCCGGGGAGGATCATATTCACTGAAGAAAGTTGTTATGATGATAAGACCTAACCCAAACACATTCCACTGA